A genomic region of bacterium contains the following coding sequences:
- a CDS encoding metalloregulator ArsR/SmtB family transcription factor, protein MRSKQATAPLDHIFYALSDPTRRGILAVLSKGEAKASDLAGRFDQSMPAISKHLKVLERGKLIERRDHATDGRAQVLVLRAKELDKATDWLEKHRQYWNDRFDELEKFLEENPEPGKENG, encoded by the coding sequence GTGCGATCCAAACAAGCCACGGCACCGCTGGACCATATCTTTTACGCCCTGTCCGACCCCACCCGTCGGGGGATCCTGGCGGTCCTCTCCAAGGGCGAAGCGAAGGCCTCCGACCTGGCGGGTCGGTTCGACCAGTCCATGCCGGCCATTTCCAAGCACCTCAAGGTCCTGGAGCGGGGGAAGCTGATCGAGCGCCGCGACCATGCCACCGACGGACGGGCCCAGGTGCTGGTCCTGCGCGCCAAGGAGCTGGACAAGGCCACCGATTGGCTGGAGAAGCACCGGCAATATTGGAACGACCGGTTCGATGAATTGGAGAAGTTCTTGGAGGAGAATCCGGAGCCGGGAAAGGAGAATGGATGA
- a CDS encoding tetratricopeptide repeat protein: MRKNFALLLVGTLFGMGWGAWAQSPTPTPKIGYAQALQLLKKGSRSLDREALTEALRVFQDCPAHKKDAYPCPYRAAEAGLYLVRALDLQKHRDQAEKALTAGIQSAQAAVSLMPDSPDSHALLARLYEQKLLFGDMFTGMDIGPKAGAENRKALELGPKDPQVQLALGIQYVMAPPIGGGDVKKGIATLEGALALDPKMDEAYYWLAKAYRKQNDRAGFEEALRKGRVLNPDNPLFQAEQEAWKP; encoded by the coding sequence GTGAGGAAAAATTTCGCGCTCCTCCTAGTCGGGACACTTTTCGGCATGGGCTGGGGCGCTTGGGCCCAAAGTCCGACGCCCACTCCCAAGATCGGCTATGCGCAGGCGCTCCAGCTTTTGAAGAAAGGTTCCCGGAGCCTGGACCGGGAGGCCTTGACCGAGGCCCTGCGGGTCTTCCAGGATTGTCCCGCCCACAAGAAGGATGCCTATCCCTGTCCCTACCGGGCGGCCGAGGCGGGCCTTTACCTGGTCCGGGCCCTCGACCTGCAAAAGCACCGAGACCAGGCGGAGAAGGCGCTGACGGCCGGGATCCAAAGCGCCCAAGCGGCGGTATCGCTGATGCCCGATTCCCCGGACAGCCACGCCCTCCTGGCCCGCCTCTATGAGCAGAAGCTCCTCTTCGGGGACATGTTCACCGGGATGGATATCGGCCCCAAGGCGGGGGCCGAGAACCGCAAGGCCCTGGAACTGGGGCCCAAGGACCCGCAGGTGCAACTGGCCTTGGGCATCCAATACGTGATGGCGCCTCCTATCGGCGGGGGGGATGTGAAGAAGGGGATCGCCACCTTGGAAGGGGCATTGGCATTGGATCCCAAGATGGATGAGGCCTATTACTGGCTGGCGAAGGCCTACCGCAAACAGAATGACAGGGCCGGTTTCGAGGAAGCCCTGCGGAAGGGGCGGGTCCTGAACCCTGATAACCCTCTTTTCCAGGCGGAGCAGGAAGCCTGGAAACCCTAG
- a CDS encoding rhodanese-like domain-containing protein, translating into MAIFKAEPPTQDPPTALTKDEVLSRMKSPEAVLLNVLSGDDFERIHIKGSQNLTLGKNIRSFGISAQRKFKRETYFITYGLNGETTLGLNAAKILVGEGFKADHYPGGLVDWVAAGLPTGGTEKATPNNPAAILGKKR; encoded by the coding sequence ATGGCCATCTTCAAAGCCGAACCCCCCACCCAGGATCCACCTACAGCGCTCACCAAGGACGAGGTCCTTTCCCGCATGAAATCCCCCGAGGCGGTCCTGCTCAATGTCCTCTCCGGGGATGATTTCGAAAGGATCCACATCAAGGGCTCCCAGAACCTGACGCTGGGAAAGAACATCCGGTCCTTCGGCATCTCGGCCCAAAGAAAGTTCAAAAGGGAGACCTACTTCATCACCTATGGGCTGAACGGGGAGACCACCTTGGGGCTCAACGCCGCCAAGATCCTCGTGGGGGAAGGCTTCAAGGCGGACCATTACCCCGGTGGGTTGGTGGATTGGGTCGCGGCCGGATTGCCCACGGGCGGAACGGAAAAAGCCACTCCGAACAATCCCGCCGCGATCCTAGGCAAGAAAAGATAA
- a CDS encoding HU family DNA-binding protein, whose translation MTKSELLSALAEQTGLKKTEVTNVMQALVTTVYKTLKKEKKIKLEGLGILQLRDRKARLARNPRTGEMVKVPAKKVVKLRVTKDMKEAILGPAKK comes from the coding sequence GTGACCAAGAGCGAACTGTTGTCCGCGTTGGCCGAGCAGACGGGGCTCAAGAAGACCGAAGTGACGAACGTGATGCAAGCCCTGGTGACGACCGTTTATAAGACGCTGAAGAAAGAGAAGAAGATCAAGCTGGAAGGCCTCGGCATCCTGCAGCTCCGGGACCGCAAGGCCCGCCTGGCCCGCAACCCCCGCACCGGCGAGATGGTCAAGGTGCCGGCCAAGAAGGTCGTGAAGCTCCGCGTGACCAAGGATATGAAGGAAGCCATCCTCGGCCCTGCCAAGAAGTAG
- a CDS encoding 6-bladed beta-propeller: MSGPVTIYYVPVTATPTLTPTPDSSWTPTPTITATLAIPHPYITQWGNAGTGPGEFLGPQGICVNSAGTTVWVVDSNNYRVQYFSGSGTYLGQWGSYGTADGQFYFPSAICANSTATTFYVTDSTKNNVQYFSPTGTYLGKWGTGGTGPGQLFGPRGIATDSAGTTVWVADSYYRVEYFSGTGSYLNQWGVTVGTTTGWPIGVAVNNAATTVIVTDATNDRIHFYGPTGIEYYLQGTSGSGNLQFEFPFLLGMDPSGNFLYVADSNNNRIQRLLSSGAYVDQIDGSSSGYPFNEPTGVAIDASNYLYVADNNNCRIVKFGP; the protein is encoded by the coding sequence GTGTCCGGCCCGGTTACGATCTATTACGTCCCTGTGACAGCCACTCCAACCCTCACCCCGACCCCAGACTCCAGCTGGACCCCCACGCCGACCATCACTGCCACCCTAGCCATCCCACATCCCTACATTACTCAATGGGGCAACGCCGGGACTGGCCCTGGAGAATTCTTGGGGCCCCAGGGTATTTGTGTGAATTCCGCCGGGACCACCGTCTGGGTCGTTGATTCCAATAACTACCGCGTCCAGTATTTCTCTGGCTCGGGTACCTACCTGGGCCAATGGGGATCCTATGGCACCGCCGACGGCCAGTTCTATTTCCCTTCGGCTATCTGTGCGAATTCCACAGCCACCACTTTCTATGTCACGGATTCCACCAAAAACAATGTCCAGTACTTCTCACCCACGGGCACCTATCTGGGGAAATGGGGCACCGGGGGGACAGGGCCGGGTCAGCTCTTTGGGCCTCGAGGCATCGCAACAGATTCGGCCGGGACAACGGTCTGGGTGGCGGACAGCTACTACCGTGTGGAATACTTCAGCGGGACGGGCAGTTATCTGAACCAGTGGGGCGTAACGGTGGGTACTACGACCGGGTGGCCGATCGGCGTCGCCGTGAACAACGCGGCCACTACGGTCATCGTGACGGACGCCACCAATGACCGCATCCATTTTTACGGGCCCACCGGAATCGAATACTACCTTCAGGGAACATCCGGAAGCGGCAATCTTCAATTCGAGTTTCCCTTTCTGTTGGGAATGGACCCGTCCGGAAACTTTCTTTATGTGGCGGACTCTAACAACAACCGGATCCAACGCCTTCTCTCCTCCGGAGCATATGTGGATCAGATCGATGGGAGTTCCAGCGGTTATCCATTCAATGAACCGACGGGCGTCGCCATCGATGCCTCCAATTATCTCTATGTGGCCGATAACAACAATTGCCGCATCGTGAAGTTCGGTCCTTGA
- a CDS encoding MFS transporter, which yields MKRPKAPAHPGFLLLFLLYAPLAGIGGVDGMFGVAWPTMRQGFGVPIDAIGLAMAFGTTGYLLCSFFVGRLLARFAVHHLLAFSCTLVGLSFLGNCLVPSWTWFAALGLTVGFGAGGIDAGLNTYVALRLGEREMHWLHACYGLGATLGPWFMTAILNAFGDWRPAYWIMGPLQLAIAGAYVLTGPKWKKFDRGGGKGSQGREPARRKLTGHRTPMGETLRHGPSWAGMLLFFLYSGAEVGLGLWSYTILTESRGVATTLAGILMGGFFGFFTVGRILSGFFIKKISTRRLLLGSLFLALAGAILLWANLGPLPSFVSIILTGFVIAPVFPCLVSSTQARVGARHAGNTIGMQMAAAGTGAAALPSLMGVLARRVSLEAIPVVIVALFALILGLFFLATRKEEK from the coding sequence ATGAAACGCCCCAAGGCCCCCGCCCACCCCGGATTCCTGCTGCTATTCCTCCTCTACGCCCCATTGGCCGGGATCGGGGGGGTGGATGGCATGTTCGGCGTGGCTTGGCCCACGATGCGCCAGGGTTTCGGCGTACCCATCGACGCCATCGGCCTGGCCATGGCCTTCGGCACCACGGGTTACCTGCTTTGCAGTTTCTTCGTGGGGCGCTTGCTCGCGCGTTTCGCCGTTCATCACCTCCTGGCCTTCTCTTGCACCCTGGTGGGGTTGAGCTTCCTGGGCAATTGCCTGGTGCCCTCCTGGACCTGGTTCGCGGCCTTGGGCCTGACGGTCGGGTTCGGCGCCGGGGGTATCGACGCGGGGCTCAACACCTACGTGGCCCTGCGGTTGGGGGAACGGGAGATGCACTGGCTCCACGCCTGCTATGGCCTGGGCGCGACCCTGGGGCCCTGGTTCATGACGGCCATCCTGAACGCCTTCGGGGACTGGCGGCCGGCCTATTGGATCATGGGTCCCCTCCAATTGGCGATCGCGGGGGCCTATGTCCTCACCGGGCCGAAGTGGAAAAAGTTCGACAGGGGCGGGGGGAAGGGAAGCCAGGGACGGGAACCTGCCCGCCGGAAGCTCACCGGGCACCGCACGCCCATGGGGGAGACCTTGCGGCACGGCCCTTCCTGGGCGGGGATGCTGCTCTTCTTCCTCTATTCGGGCGCGGAGGTGGGGTTGGGGCTCTGGTCCTATACGATCCTGACCGAATCCCGGGGCGTGGCGACGACCCTGGCGGGGATCCTGATGGGCGGTTTCTTCGGCTTCTTCACCGTCGGCCGGATCCTTTCCGGGTTCTTCATCAAGAAGATCTCCACCCGAAGGCTGCTTCTCGGGAGCCTTTTCTTGGCGCTGGCCGGGGCCATCCTCCTCTGGGCCAACCTGGGCCCGCTGCCCAGCTTTGTGAGCATCATCCTGACCGGCTTCGTGATCGCGCCGGTCTTTCCCTGCCTGGTGTCGAGCACCCAGGCGCGGGTGGGCGCGCGTCACGCGGGCAACACCATCGGCATGCAAATGGCCGCCGCGGGCACCGGCGCCGCGGCGTTGCCCTCCCTTATGGGTGTGCTGGCACGGCGGGTGTCGTTGGAGGCCATTCCGGTGGTGATCGTGGCGCTCTTCGCGCTGATCCTGGGGCTGTTCTTCCTGGCGACGCGGAAGGAGGAAAAGTGA